A section of the Rhodanobacteraceae bacterium genome encodes:
- a CDS encoding pseudouridine synthase, which translates to MQSHDNQAKQKQRSKLRSTNAPPFDPRLRENAPAFELFPLPFSFFLFPFSLFPLLTVLIALNKPYDVLCQFTDPQGRATLADYVSVPGVYAAGRLDRDSEGLLLLSDEGPLIQRISHPRHALAKVYWAQVEGVPDVQALQQLARGVLLKDGMTRPAQARLLVAEPPDLWPRDPPIRYRAQIPTAWMELTLREGRNRQVRRMTAAVGHPTLRLIRAAIGAVTLGGLAPGQWRAMDERVLFR; encoded by the coding sequence ATGCAGTCCCACGACAACCAAGCCAAGCAGAAGCAGCGGAGCAAGCTCCGCTCTACGAATGCGCCCCCGTTCGACCCGAGGTTGCGCGAAAATGCTCCGGCTTTCGAGCTTTTCCCTCTTCCTTTTTCCTTTTTCCTTTTTCCTTTTTCCCTTTTCCCGCTCCTGACCGTGCTCATCGCCCTCAACAAGCCTTACGACGTGCTTTGCCAGTTCACCGATCCGCAGGGGCGGGCGACGTTGGCGGACTACGTGTCGGTGCCGGGCGTCTACGCCGCCGGTCGGCTGGATCGCGACAGTGAGGGCTTGTTGCTGCTCAGCGATGAGGGTCCGCTGATCCAGCGCATCAGTCACCCGCGGCACGCACTGGCCAAAGTGTATTGGGCGCAGGTGGAGGGCGTTCCCGATGTGCAGGCACTCCAGCAACTGGCGCGTGGGGTACTGTTGAAGGATGGAATGACTCGACCGGCACAAGCGCGCCTGCTGGTTGCCGAGCCGCCGGACTTGTGGCCGCGTGATCCACCGATCCGCTATCGAGCGCAGATTCCCACGGCCTGGATGGAACTGACGCTGCGTGAGGGCCGCAATCGACAGGTGCGGCGGATGACGGCGGCTGTGGGCCATCCCACCCTGCGTTTGATACGGGCGGCGATTGGCGCCGTCACGCTGGGGGGACTGGCGCCGGGACAGTGGCGGGCGATGGATGAGCGAGTCTTGTTTCGTTGA